From one Drosophila subpulchrella strain 33 F10 #4 breed RU33 chromosome 3L, RU_Dsub_v1.1 Primary Assembly, whole genome shotgun sequence genomic stretch:
- the LOC119555416 gene encoding protein encore isoform X5, with translation MSSTKSQVALATNIPTNLSSAASASTAAAAAAVVVVASANAVVASNTNSSSGLGSGSGSGAVLSGSVVTGAATAGATGSIVSAATSSVATISSNCSSSNINNNCGEECQSAAGSSNLGRQNSFGNRRGNMKGKHLTRSHAMRESTSPPRTPTPRAASEQQQLQGESHEHNNNNNNINSKAQSTGRGNSPLMETPAVIVTSQQPQQQLQQHNVPQKPQQNVPLSNEAEFPKLSPPKKSGGQHNRTNSNGSGMEYNNNSGAKKFVVDLKSNGLDNKQHNNSSTGVIYNSGMNYKAADRHDRHERHEMSSQNSNLSNNHDEEPYHYEPRGGGGGKKHRANTNAKGNKPRLKNLGGSSSGSIDLGGNGGGGGGNGNGNNMSNNGLSNNSSNNTSGFISRVFHQSENSSEQYTDYGGTDLMVFFRDTLNKNPKDRNILLKIEKDLIDFVQENSRGCEYRFPPASSYNRMLIHRTAAFFGMEHNVDTETQQCVIVAVAKNTRIPEIRFQSMVRDDARKSILKRDTHSFDEVRQSPYLCPLSLDRKAKSFEEREEDYDRARSRIFSRTGGNHDGYSGGGEEECYGGWEQQQQQKQSQPPRPKRPNGKMLQMQNSTESRDGMRSAGAVPKSHNFGNYGGPPSSGGPGNNSLPRGDSTNSIKSGRGGFVKQDSTGSTPWRLSPSSSGSIYHYDPSNLPPNQALQHTGNQYQSQNQGNTSSGGYNNYRKSSPHLQQQQHQSQQQHQPQLQQPQQQHQQPTQQYATTELSCSSTESYAEEDAQSPGMECSEGYESYEQQSLPVQQQHSGNGDSASIKGDDCDSLTSATACLSITTSTSTKNYDRIEVQKYKNQATSPNIPACCAVVEKLELEAAVQQEQEQEPMAGPSSSGSATSSVGITELPSSQTPLPMATQVNCDLQSVSPSSTPYSQCEVKTPSQSHAPSAAVEEPKTTTWTYTQSYQAPDGSTVFHTTTTPNGAAPYCATTYQQGPDGSIYAVPQGMVYAAYPQPGVGNAGGASQPLFQLTTSSHPPAQTLFASPEAGGEIPGGTYMIPVFDPAQQPREGLIPAQAIYQAGPGGPGATTVMPMATAAAYPTAQFATAAAPNGGPIYQAPLIYSSEPGGGAQLQQLPMAPYPIQYSYPYYHPISYYVPQQAVAAAPMVTSQPPVGQAPMQQQAPHTGAGTATGPPTVVSVSGQQHHQPHQQHHHQQQQHSSNGSVVTSSGYGTRVKRTPGGGSIHYNPSYTPSSVTHAGGTHHPSAGSAQIIAAPAASTTTYHALPTLTLAHGDAATGTDLSGAGGAHVYAVPAQHAALIPTNIFPYAAAAAAAAGGPGGPPTAPQVVQQAPPPPPQSAPHHALITAAPFYPASGGNMDQGASQSAPSTPAAPGRQAPLFSTPPAPNNASSGSSSAGGGGNSGGYHSNSSTPHYYQSQNSNEGYTSPYEKRNHGGGASGAHTVGVRKPYHPGGYNPRHSVPLGGMPSGAKTPLLNSNNEPTPRASPSSVSLGGASSSGGATSYQHRGPPPHTMGVKRDNKPNQLPLISGPPPSYATNSSPGITSYEAKPPVRLNAGAASFRSQKSMNQDYRRSVSQRNSPSANGGGNGSHESSNNSPNSILGSQSNSAANTPNAAAPPPQPQTTLVSHSGGFVVLDQTTGAAMNASPPSLYGGGGPTAGLGGGASGAAGAAGSNGGHQPGGGGGPRSHIPTAQLHHSAAAAAAAAAGSQQATAAVLSGVAAAAALGGYNPNGASGVYFKYGQTYFAHPSVALPNSRRSPSNDIRPQMAQVAGMYPTMMIQARHPSRHPNPNYKGSRPR, from the exons GGCAACATGAAGGGCAAACATCTGACGCGTAGCCATGCGATGCGTGAGTCCACTTCGCCACCTCGCACGCCAACGCCGCGGGCTGCCTccgagcagcagcagctccagGGGGAATCCCACGAGcacaataataacaataacaatatcAACAGCAAAGCACAATCAACTGGGAGGGGTAACTCGCCGTTGATGGAGACGCCAGCCGTGATTGTCACTAGTCAGCAACCGCAACAGCAGCTGCAGCAACATAATGTGCCCCAAAAGCCGCAGCAGAATGTGCCACTCAGCAACGAGGCCGAGTTCCCGAAGCTTTCGCCTCCAAAGAAGTCCGGCGGCCAACACAATCGCACCAACAGCAACGGCAGCGGCATGGAGTATAATAACAACAGCGGCGCCAAGAAGTTCGTGGTTGACCTGAAGTCCAATGGTTTGGACAACAAGCAGCATAACAACTCCTCCACGGGTGTGATCTACAACTCCGGGATGAACTACAAGGCGGCGGATCGCCATGATCGACACGAGCGTCACGAGATGTCCAGCCAGAACAGCAATCTGAGCAACAACCATGACGAGGAGCCGTACCATTATGAGCCCAGGGGTGGAGGCGGAGGCAAGAAGCATCGTGCCAACACCAATGCCAAAGGTAACAAACCACGGTTGAAGAATCTCGGTGGCAGCTCATCAGGAAGCATTGATTTAGGCGGCAACGGCGGAGGCGGCGGTGGAAACGGAAATGGTAACAACATGTCCAACAATGGCCTGTCCAACAACTCGAGCAACAACACCTCGGGCTTTATATCGCGCG TCTTTCATCAATCAGAGAACTCGAGCGAGCAGTATACGGACTATGGCGGCACCGATCTGATGGTCTTCTTCCGGGACACCCTCAACAAGAACCCCAAGGACCGCAATATCCTCTTGAAGATCGAGAAGGATCTAATAGACTTCGTCCAGGAAAATAG TCGCGGTTGTGAGTATCGTTTTCCGCCAGCTTCCTCGTACAATCGTATGCTGATCCATCGCACGGCCGCCTTCTTCGGCATGGAGCACAACGTGGACACGGAGACGCAGCAGTGTGTGATTGTGGCCGTGGCCAAGAACACGCGTATACCGGAG ATCCGCTTCCAGTCGATGGTGCGCGACGATGCACGCAAGTCAATTTTGAAGCGGGACACGCACAGCTTCGACGAGGTGCGTCAGTCACCGTACTTGTGCCCCCTCTCTCTGGATCGCAAGGCCAAGAGCTTCGAGGAGCGGGAGGAGGACTACGATCGGGCGCGCAGCCGCATCTTCAGTCGAACGGGAGGCAATCATGACGGCTACTCCGGCGGTGGCGAGGAGGAGTGCTACGGTGGTTGggagcagcaacagcagcagaagcagtCTCAGCCGCCCAGACCGAAGAGGCCCAACGGAAAGATGCTGCAGATGCAGAAT TCCACGGAATCACGTGATGGCATGAGATCCGCTGGAGCCGTGCCCAAGTCGCACAACTTTGGTAACTACGGCGGACCGCCCAGTTCAGGAGGTCCTGGCAACAATTCCTTGCCGCGGGGCGACTCAACCAACTCGATCAAAAGTGGACGCGGTGGCTTCGTGAAGCAGGACTCGACTGGCAGCACTCCATGGCGACTGTCTCCTTCCAGCAGTGG TTCCATCTACCACTACGACCCGTCCAATCTGCCGCCCAACCAGGCGCTCCAGCACACGGGCAATCAGTACCAGTCGCAGAACCAGGGGAACACCTCCTCCGGTGGCTACAATAACTACCGCAAGTCGTCGCCAcatctgcaacagcagcagcatcagtcccagcagcaacatcagccacagctgcagcagccacagcagcagcatcagcagccaACCCAGCAATATGCCACTACTGAGCTGTCCTGCAGCTCCACCGAGAGTTATGCGGAGGAGGACGCCCAGTCGCCGGGAATGGAGTGCTCCGAGGGATACGAGAGCTATGAGCAGCAATCGTTGCCTGTCCAGCAGCAGCATTCGGGCAACGGGGACTCAGCAAGCATCAAGGGCGACGATTGTGATAGCCTGACCAGTGCCACCGCCTGCCTGAGTATCACCACCTCCACATCCACGAAGAACTATGATCGCATCGAGGTGCAGAAGTACAAGAACCAAGCCACCAGTCCGAATATACCTGCCTGCTGTGCCGTGGTTGAGAAGCTGGAACTGGAAGCTGCAgtgcagcaggagcaggaacAAGAACCCATGGCTGGACCCTCCTCTTCCGGTTCCGCCACCTCCTCGGTGGGCATTACTGAACTCCCATCCAGCCAGACTCCGCTGCCGATGGCAACGCAGGTTAACTGTGACCTACAATCGGTGTCGCCCAGCTCCACGCCCTACAGTCAGTGCGAGGTAAAGACTCCTAGCCAGAGCCACGCACCCAGTGCCGCCGTCGAGGAACCCAAGACAACCACCTGGACGTACACGCAGAGCTACCAGGCGCCAGACGGATCTACCGTCTTTCACACCACCACTACGCCCAATGGGGCAGCGCCCTACTGCGCCACCACATATCAGCAGGGG CCCGATGGCAGCATCTATGCGGTTCCACAGGGCATGGTCTATGCCGCCTATCCGCAACCCGGCGTGGGCAATGCCGGTGGGGCCTCGCAGCCGCTCTTCCAGCTGACAACCAGCAGTCACCCGCCCGCTCAGACACTCTTTGCCTCCCCGGAGGCAGGCGGTGAGATACCCGGCGGCACCTACATGATACCTGTCTTCGATCCGGCTCAGCAGCCGCGTGAGGGACTCATCCCGGCGCAGGCCATCTACCAGGCGGGACCGGGAGGACCGGGGGCCACCACAGTGATGCCAATGGCGACGGCGGCTGCCTATCCAACGGCCCAGTTTGCCACGGCAGCAGCTCCCAATGGAGGGCCCATCTACCAGGCGCCGCTCATCTACTCCAGCGAACCGGGCGGTGGTGCCCAGCTGCAACAGCTTCCGATGGCCCCGTATCCGATTCAATACTCCTACCCGTACTACCACCCCATCTCGTACTATGTTCCCCAGCAGGCGGTGGCCGCCGCACCCATGGTGACCTCTCAGCCGCCGGTGGGTCAGGCCCCAATGCAACAACAGGCGCCGCACACGGGAGCTGGCACAGCCACTGGTCCACCCACGGTGGTTTCAG TTTCAGGCCAACAGCACCATCAGCCGCATCAGCAGCACcaccatcagcagcagcagcactcgAGCAACGGATCTGTGGTGACCTCCAGCGGCTATGGCACACGGGTGAAGCGCACACCAGGCGGTGGCTCCATCCACTACAATCCCAGCTACACACCCAGCTCGGTGACTCATGCCGGTGGCACCCATCATCCGTCAGCGGGCTCCGCCCAGATCATTGCTGCGCCGGCGGCCAGCACAACCACATATCATGCGCTGCCCACGCTGACGCTGGCCCACGGTGATGCAGCGACCGGCACGGATCTCAGTGGTGCGGGCGGTGCCCATGTGTACGCTGTGCCCGCTCAACATGCAGCGCTGATCCCAACGAATATCTTCCCTTacgcagcggcggcggcagcagcagccggaGGTCCAGGAGGTCCTCCGACGGCTCCTCAGGTGGTGCAGCAAGCcccaccaccacctcctcaGAGTGCTCCCCATCATGCGCTCATCACAGCTGCTCCGTTTTACCCAGCCAGTGGTGGTAACATGGATCAGGGTGCCTCACAGTCGGCTCCTAGTACTCCAGCGGCTCCTGGAAGGCAGGCTCCGCTGTTCAGCACACCGCCGGCTCCAAATAACGCAAGCAGTGGCAGCAGCAGTGCGGGCGGAGGCGGCAACAGTGGTGGCTACCACAGCAACAGTTCCACGCCGCACTACTACCAGAGCCAGAACAGCAACGAGGGCTACACCTCGCCCTATGAGAAGAGGAACCATGGCGGTGGTGCCTCAGGAGCCCACACGGTGGGAGTACGCAAGCCATACCACCCAGGTGGCTACAATCCAAGGCATTCGGTTCCCCTGGGAGGCATGCCCTCTGGTGCAAAGACTCCGCTGCTGAACTCAAACAATGAGCCCACGCCGCGTGCCTCGCCAAGCAGCGTGAGCTTGGGCGGAGCCTCTTCGTCCGGTGGAGCCACTAGCTACCAACATCGTGGGCCACCACCCCACACGATGGGCGTAAAACGAGACAACAAGCCCAACCAGCTGCCGCTAATCAGTGGACCACCGCCCAGCTATGCAACCAACTCAAGTCCCGGCATCACTAGCTACGAGGCCAAGCCACCTGTCCGTCTGAATGCCGGAGCTGCCAGTTTCCGGAGCCAGAAGTCCATGAACCAGGACTACCGGCGCAGTGTCTCGCAACGGAACTCGCCTAGCGCCAATGGAGGAGGAAATGGCAGCCACGAGAGCAGCAACAACTCGCCCAACAGTATTTTGGGCAGCCAGAGCAACAGTGCTGCCAACACGCCCAATGCTGCCGCACCACCACCTCAGCCACAGACCACATTGGTGAGCCACTCTGGAGGATTTGTGGTGCTGGACCAGACCACCGGAGCCGCCATGAATGCCTCGCCGCCCTCGCTCTACGGCGGCGGCGGTCCAACTGCAGGACTAGGTGGAGGAGCAAGTGGCGCTGCTGGAGCGGCCGGCTCGAATGGTGGCCATCAGCCGGGTGGCGGCGGTGGCCCCCGCTCGCACATTCCCACTGCCCAGCTGCACCACAGtgccgccgctgccgccgccgcagcTGCTGGCAGCCAACAGGCCACGGCGGCGGTGCTGAGCGGCGTGGCCGCTGCGGCCGCCCTCGGTGGCTACAATCCAAACGGGGCGTCCGGCGTGTACTTCAAGTATGGCCAGACGTACTTTGCCCAT CCCTCGGTGGCCTTGCCCAACAGTCGACGATCGCCGTCGAACGATATCCGGCCGCAAATGGCGCAGGTGGCCGGCATGTATCCCACAATGATGATACAAG CGCGTCATCCCAGTCGCCATCCGAACCCGAACTACAAAGGTTCGCGTCCGCGGTAA
- the LOC119555416 gene encoding protein encore isoform X1 has product MSSTKSQVALATNIPTNLSSAASASTAAAAAAVVVVASANAVVASNTNSSSGLGSGSGSGAVLSGSVVTGAATAGATGSIVSAATSSVATISSNCSSSNINNNCGEECQSAAGSSNLGRQNSFGNRRGNMKGKHLTRSHAMRESTSPPRTPTPRAASEQQQLQGESHEHNNNNNNINSKAQSTGRGNSPLMETPAVIVTSQQPQQQLQQHNVPQKPQQNVPLSNEAEFPKLSPPKKSGGQHNRTNSNGSGMEYNNNSGAKKFVVDLKSNGLDNKQHNNSSTGVIYNSGMNYKAADRHDRHERHEMSSQNSNLSNNHDEEPYHYEPRGGGGGKKHRANTNAKGNKPRLKNLGGSSSGSIDLGGNGGGGGGNGNGNNMSNNGLSNNSSNNTSGFISRVFHQSENSSEQYTDYGGTDLMVFFRDTLNKNPKDRNILLKIEKDLIDFVQENSRGCEYRFPPASSYNRMLIHRTAAFFGMEHNVDTETQQCVIVAVAKNTRIPEIRFQSMVRDDARKSILKRDTHSFDEVRQSPYLCPLSLDRKAKSFEEREEDYDRARSRIFSRTGGNHDGYSGGGEEECYGGWEQQQQQKQSQPPRPKRPNGKMLQMQNSTESRDGMRSAGAVPKSHNFGNYGGPPSSGGPGNNSLPRGDSTNSIKSGRGGFVKQDSTGSTPWRLSPSSSGYKTRTQSVRSDSVTPSPTGYGSDRQTPELNHPAMVTHSRVAPPMSSGGGVVGGGGPGAGATSPVDMGTEATGADPTSSSSCSSGTSGLVWAVTDISNVPIGSLLIDPQTLQPIVNADGSIYHYDPSNLPPNQALQHTGNQYQSQNQGNTSSGGYNNYRKSSPHLQQQQHQSQQQHQPQLQQPQQQHQQPTQQYATTELSCSSTESYAEEDAQSPGMECSEGYESYEQQSLPVQQQHSGNGDSASIKGDDCDSLTSATACLSITTSTSTKNYDRIEVQKYKNQATSPNIPACCAVVEKLELEAAVQQEQEQEPMAGPSSSGSATSSVGITELPSSQTPLPMATQVNCDLQSVSPSSTPYSQCEVKTPSQSHAPSAAVEEPKTTTWTYTQSYQAPDGSTVFHTTTTPNGAAPYCATTYQQGPDGSIYAVPQGMVYAAYPQPGVGNAGGASQPLFQLTTSSHPPAQTLFASPEAGGEIPGGTYMIPVFDPAQQPREGLIPAQAIYQAGPGGPGATTVMPMATAAAYPTAQFATAAAPNGGPIYQAPLIYSSEPGGGAQLQQLPMAPYPIQYSYPYYHPISYYVPQQAVAAAPMVTSQPPVGQAPMQQQAPHTGAGTATGPPTVVSVSGQQHHQPHQQHHHQQQQHSSNGSVVTSSGYGTRVKRTPGGGSIHYNPSYTPSSVTHAGGTHHPSAGSAQIIAAPAASTTTYHALPTLTLAHGDAATGTDLSGAGGAHVYAVPAQHAALIPTNIFPYAAAAAAAAGGPGGPPTAPQVVQQAPPPPPQSAPHHALITAAPFYPASGGNMDQGASQSAPSTPAAPGRQAPLFSTPPAPNNASSGSSSAGGGGNSGGYHSNSSTPHYYQSQNSNEGYTSPYEKRNHGGGASGAHTVGVRKPYHPGGYNPRHSVPLGGMPSGAKTPLLNSNNEPTPRASPSSVSLGGASSSGGATSYQHRGPPPHTMGVKRDNKPNQLPLISGPPPSYATNSSPGITSYEAKPPVRLNAGAASFRSQKSMNQDYRRSVSQRNSPSANGGGNGSHESSNNSPNSILGSQSNSAANTPNAAAPPPQPQTTLVSHSGGFVVLDQTTGAAMNASPPSLYGGGGPTAGLGGGASGAAGAAGSNGGHQPGGGGGPRSHIPTAQLHHSAAAAAAAAAGSQQATAAVLSGVAAAAALGGYNPNGASGVYFKYGQTYFAHPSVALPNSRRSPSNDIRPQMAQVAGMYPTMMIQARHPSRHPNPNYKGSRPR; this is encoded by the exons GGCAACATGAAGGGCAAACATCTGACGCGTAGCCATGCGATGCGTGAGTCCACTTCGCCACCTCGCACGCCAACGCCGCGGGCTGCCTccgagcagcagcagctccagGGGGAATCCCACGAGcacaataataacaataacaatatcAACAGCAAAGCACAATCAACTGGGAGGGGTAACTCGCCGTTGATGGAGACGCCAGCCGTGATTGTCACTAGTCAGCAACCGCAACAGCAGCTGCAGCAACATAATGTGCCCCAAAAGCCGCAGCAGAATGTGCCACTCAGCAACGAGGCCGAGTTCCCGAAGCTTTCGCCTCCAAAGAAGTCCGGCGGCCAACACAATCGCACCAACAGCAACGGCAGCGGCATGGAGTATAATAACAACAGCGGCGCCAAGAAGTTCGTGGTTGACCTGAAGTCCAATGGTTTGGACAACAAGCAGCATAACAACTCCTCCACGGGTGTGATCTACAACTCCGGGATGAACTACAAGGCGGCGGATCGCCATGATCGACACGAGCGTCACGAGATGTCCAGCCAGAACAGCAATCTGAGCAACAACCATGACGAGGAGCCGTACCATTATGAGCCCAGGGGTGGAGGCGGAGGCAAGAAGCATCGTGCCAACACCAATGCCAAAGGTAACAAACCACGGTTGAAGAATCTCGGTGGCAGCTCATCAGGAAGCATTGATTTAGGCGGCAACGGCGGAGGCGGCGGTGGAAACGGAAATGGTAACAACATGTCCAACAATGGCCTGTCCAACAACTCGAGCAACAACACCTCGGGCTTTATATCGCGCG TCTTTCATCAATCAGAGAACTCGAGCGAGCAGTATACGGACTATGGCGGCACCGATCTGATGGTCTTCTTCCGGGACACCCTCAACAAGAACCCCAAGGACCGCAATATCCTCTTGAAGATCGAGAAGGATCTAATAGACTTCGTCCAGGAAAATAG TCGCGGTTGTGAGTATCGTTTTCCGCCAGCTTCCTCGTACAATCGTATGCTGATCCATCGCACGGCCGCCTTCTTCGGCATGGAGCACAACGTGGACACGGAGACGCAGCAGTGTGTGATTGTGGCCGTGGCCAAGAACACGCGTATACCGGAG ATCCGCTTCCAGTCGATGGTGCGCGACGATGCACGCAAGTCAATTTTGAAGCGGGACACGCACAGCTTCGACGAGGTGCGTCAGTCACCGTACTTGTGCCCCCTCTCTCTGGATCGCAAGGCCAAGAGCTTCGAGGAGCGGGAGGAGGACTACGATCGGGCGCGCAGCCGCATCTTCAGTCGAACGGGAGGCAATCATGACGGCTACTCCGGCGGTGGCGAGGAGGAGTGCTACGGTGGTTGggagcagcaacagcagcagaagcagtCTCAGCCGCCCAGACCGAAGAGGCCCAACGGAAAGATGCTGCAGATGCAGAAT TCCACGGAATCACGTGATGGCATGAGATCCGCTGGAGCCGTGCCCAAGTCGCACAACTTTGGTAACTACGGCGGACCGCCCAGTTCAGGAGGTCCTGGCAACAATTCCTTGCCGCGGGGCGACTCAACCAACTCGATCAAAAGTGGACGCGGTGGCTTCGTGAAGCAGGACTCGACTGGCAGCACTCCATGGCGACTGTCTCCTTCCAGCAGTGG CTACAAGACGCGCACCCAATCCGTGCGCTCCGACTCCGTAACTCCATCGCCCACGGGCTACGGCAGCGACAGGCAGACGCCGGAGTTGAACCACCCAGCCATGGTGACCCACAGCCGGGTGGCACCACCCATGTCATCGGGTGGTGGTGTTGTCGGCGGTGGAGGACCAGGAGCAGGCGCCACCTCGCCCGTGGATATGGGAACAGAAGCCACCGGGGCTGATCCAACGTCCTCGTCCAGTTGCTCGTCGGGAACGTCGGGACTCGTCTGGGCCGTCACAGACATTTCGAATGTGCCAATTGGCAGCCTCCTCATTGATCCGCAAACCCTCCAACCAATTGTCAATGCAGACGG TTCCATCTACCACTACGACCCGTCCAATCTGCCGCCCAACCAGGCGCTCCAGCACACGGGCAATCAGTACCAGTCGCAGAACCAGGGGAACACCTCCTCCGGTGGCTACAATAACTACCGCAAGTCGTCGCCAcatctgcaacagcagcagcatcagtcccagcagcaacatcagccacagctgcagcagccacagcagcagcatcagcagccaACCCAGCAATATGCCACTACTGAGCTGTCCTGCAGCTCCACCGAGAGTTATGCGGAGGAGGACGCCCAGTCGCCGGGAATGGAGTGCTCCGAGGGATACGAGAGCTATGAGCAGCAATCGTTGCCTGTCCAGCAGCAGCATTCGGGCAACGGGGACTCAGCAAGCATCAAGGGCGACGATTGTGATAGCCTGACCAGTGCCACCGCCTGCCTGAGTATCACCACCTCCACATCCACGAAGAACTATGATCGCATCGAGGTGCAGAAGTACAAGAACCAAGCCACCAGTCCGAATATACCTGCCTGCTGTGCCGTGGTTGAGAAGCTGGAACTGGAAGCTGCAgtgcagcaggagcaggaacAAGAACCCATGGCTGGACCCTCCTCTTCCGGTTCCGCCACCTCCTCGGTGGGCATTACTGAACTCCCATCCAGCCAGACTCCGCTGCCGATGGCAACGCAGGTTAACTGTGACCTACAATCGGTGTCGCCCAGCTCCACGCCCTACAGTCAGTGCGAGGTAAAGACTCCTAGCCAGAGCCACGCACCCAGTGCCGCCGTCGAGGAACCCAAGACAACCACCTGGACGTACACGCAGAGCTACCAGGCGCCAGACGGATCTACCGTCTTTCACACCACCACTACGCCCAATGGGGCAGCGCCCTACTGCGCCACCACATATCAGCAGGGG CCCGATGGCAGCATCTATGCGGTTCCACAGGGCATGGTCTATGCCGCCTATCCGCAACCCGGCGTGGGCAATGCCGGTGGGGCCTCGCAGCCGCTCTTCCAGCTGACAACCAGCAGTCACCCGCCCGCTCAGACACTCTTTGCCTCCCCGGAGGCAGGCGGTGAGATACCCGGCGGCACCTACATGATACCTGTCTTCGATCCGGCTCAGCAGCCGCGTGAGGGACTCATCCCGGCGCAGGCCATCTACCAGGCGGGACCGGGAGGACCGGGGGCCACCACAGTGATGCCAATGGCGACGGCGGCTGCCTATCCAACGGCCCAGTTTGCCACGGCAGCAGCTCCCAATGGAGGGCCCATCTACCAGGCGCCGCTCATCTACTCCAGCGAACCGGGCGGTGGTGCCCAGCTGCAACAGCTTCCGATGGCCCCGTATCCGATTCAATACTCCTACCCGTACTACCACCCCATCTCGTACTATGTTCCCCAGCAGGCGGTGGCCGCCGCACCCATGGTGACCTCTCAGCCGCCGGTGGGTCAGGCCCCAATGCAACAACAGGCGCCGCACACGGGAGCTGGCACAGCCACTGGTCCACCCACGGTGGTTTCAG TTTCAGGCCAACAGCACCATCAGCCGCATCAGCAGCACcaccatcagcagcagcagcactcgAGCAACGGATCTGTGGTGACCTCCAGCGGCTATGGCACACGGGTGAAGCGCACACCAGGCGGTGGCTCCATCCACTACAATCCCAGCTACACACCCAGCTCGGTGACTCATGCCGGTGGCACCCATCATCCGTCAGCGGGCTCCGCCCAGATCATTGCTGCGCCGGCGGCCAGCACAACCACATATCATGCGCTGCCCACGCTGACGCTGGCCCACGGTGATGCAGCGACCGGCACGGATCTCAGTGGTGCGGGCGGTGCCCATGTGTACGCTGTGCCCGCTCAACATGCAGCGCTGATCCCAACGAATATCTTCCCTTacgcagcggcggcggcagcagcagccggaGGTCCAGGAGGTCCTCCGACGGCTCCTCAGGTGGTGCAGCAAGCcccaccaccacctcctcaGAGTGCTCCCCATCATGCGCTCATCACAGCTGCTCCGTTTTACCCAGCCAGTGGTGGTAACATGGATCAGGGTGCCTCACAGTCGGCTCCTAGTACTCCAGCGGCTCCTGGAAGGCAGGCTCCGCTGTTCAGCACACCGCCGGCTCCAAATAACGCAAGCAGTGGCAGCAGCAGTGCGGGCGGAGGCGGCAACAGTGGTGGCTACCACAGCAACAGTTCCACGCCGCACTACTACCAGAGCCAGAACAGCAACGAGGGCTACACCTCGCCCTATGAGAAGAGGAACCATGGCGGTGGTGCCTCAGGAGCCCACACGGTGGGAGTACGCAAGCCATACCACCCAGGTGGCTACAATCCAAGGCATTCGGTTCCCCTGGGAGGCATGCCCTCTGGTGCAAAGACTCCGCTGCTGAACTCAAACAATGAGCCCACGCCGCGTGCCTCGCCAAGCAGCGTGAGCTTGGGCGGAGCCTCTTCGTCCGGTGGAGCCACTAGCTACCAACATCGTGGGCCACCACCCCACACGATGGGCGTAAAACGAGACAACAAGCCCAACCAGCTGCCGCTAATCAGTGGACCACCGCCCAGCTATGCAACCAACTCAAGTCCCGGCATCACTAGCTACGAGGCCAAGCCACCTGTCCGTCTGAATGCCGGAGCTGCCAGTTTCCGGAGCCAGAAGTCCATGAACCAGGACTACCGGCGCAGTGTCTCGCAACGGAACTCGCCTAGCGCCAATGGAGGAGGAAATGGCAGCCACGAGAGCAGCAACAACTCGCCCAACAGTATTTTGGGCAGCCAGAGCAACAGTGCTGCCAACACGCCCAATGCTGCCGCACCACCACCTCAGCCACAGACCACATTGGTGAGCCACTCTGGAGGATTTGTGGTGCTGGACCAGACCACCGGAGCCGCCATGAATGCCTCGCCGCCCTCGCTCTACGGCGGCGGCGGTCCAACTGCAGGACTAGGTGGAGGAGCAAGTGGCGCTGCTGGAGCGGCCGGCTCGAATGGTGGCCATCAGCCGGGTGGCGGCGGTGGCCCCCGCTCGCACATTCCCACTGCCCAGCTGCACCACAGtgccgccgctgccgccgccgcagcTGCTGGCAGCCAACAGGCCACGGCGGCGGTGCTGAGCGGCGTGGCCGCTGCGGCCGCCCTCGGTGGCTACAATCCAAACGGGGCGTCCGGCGTGTACTTCAAGTATGGCCAGACGTACTTTGCCCAT CCCTCGGTGGCCTTGCCCAACAGTCGACGATCGCCGTCGAACGATATCCGGCCGCAAATGGCGCAGGTGGCCGGCATGTATCCCACAATGATGATACAAG CGCGTCATCCCAGTCGCCATCCGAACCCGAACTACAAAGGTTCGCGTCCGCGGTAA